From the Stenotrophomonas bentonitica genome, one window contains:
- a CDS encoding heparan-alpha-glucosaminide N-acetyltransferase domain-containing protein, translating into MTGTPTSMPMGMNAPLGPKPGAGRLHSIDALRGFVMVLMLLDHLRETWFLHVPVADPIDATTALPAMYWARLAVSLCAPIFVALTGISAYLFSTKHTLAETRMYLIKRGLVLMALEVFFLSELYWGIAAPTFWLQVIWCIGVCMIVLALLIGLPRRLLLAGGLLIVCGHNLLDGIRLEPGHPLFAPWAMLHQRDVIELPFGFVAKTTYPVLSWIGVIVLGFAIGPWFSPGVAAPVRRRRLICLGVVMLLAFVLVRLWNGYGDTPWFVVEGDPMRTVMSFLALTKYPPSLLFLLLTLGVGALLLAAFELLRDGRISAALAVFGGAPMFFYLLHLSVLRLLYHGALALWGPNQGSVFGVGNYGWVLAWYVALIIPLYIPTAWFSRFKAARRDIAWLKYL; encoded by the coding sequence ATGACCGGTACCCCGACTTCCATGCCGATGGGGATGAACGCTCCCCTCGGCCCCAAGCCGGGTGCGGGTCGCCTGCACAGCATCGACGCGCTGCGCGGCTTCGTCATGGTCCTGATGCTGCTCGACCACCTGCGCGAGACGTGGTTCCTGCATGTACCGGTGGCCGATCCCATCGATGCCACCACGGCGCTGCCGGCGATGTACTGGGCGCGCCTGGCGGTGAGTCTGTGTGCCCCCATCTTCGTGGCGCTCACGGGTATCTCTGCCTACCTGTTCAGCACGAAGCACACGCTGGCGGAAACCCGCATGTATCTGATCAAGCGCGGCCTGGTGCTGATGGCGCTTGAAGTGTTCTTCCTGTCCGAGCTGTACTGGGGCATTGCCGCGCCCACCTTCTGGCTGCAGGTCATCTGGTGCATCGGCGTGTGCATGATCGTGCTGGCGCTGCTCATCGGCCTGCCGCGCCGGCTGCTGCTGGCCGGTGGCCTGCTGATCGTGTGCGGCCACAACCTGCTTGACGGCATCCGGCTGGAACCGGGTCATCCGCTGTTCGCGCCGTGGGCGATGCTGCACCAGCGTGATGTCATCGAGCTTCCGTTCGGCTTTGTCGCCAAGACCACCTACCCGGTGTTGTCGTGGATCGGCGTGATCGTGCTCGGCTTTGCCATTGGCCCGTGGTTCTCGCCGGGTGTCGCCGCTCCCGTGCGCCGGCGTCGGCTGATCTGTCTGGGCGTGGTCATGCTGCTGGCGTTCGTCCTGGTGCGCCTGTGGAACGGTTACGGCGATACGCCGTGGTTCGTGGTGGAAGGCGACCCGATGCGCACGGTGATGAGCTTCCTGGCGCTGACCAAGTACCCGCCTTCGCTGCTGTTCCTGCTGCTCACGCTGGGCGTGGGTGCGCTGCTGCTGGCCGCCTTCGAGCTGCTGCGCGATGGCCGGATCTCGGCGGCGCTGGCGGTGTTCGGCGGCGCCCCGATGTTCTTCTACCTGCTCCACCTCAGCGTGCTGCGCCTGCTCTACCACGGTGCCCTCGCCCTCTGGGGGCCAAACCAGGGGAGCGTGTTCGGCGTCGGGAACTACGGCTGGGTGCTGGCCTGGTACGTGGCGCTGATCATTCCGCTGTACATCCCGACCGCCTGGTTCTCCCGCTTCAAGGCGGCCCGGCGTGATATCGCGTGGTTGAAGTACCTGTAA
- a CDS encoding class 1 fructose-bisphosphatase: MSRTSLTRYLIEEQHAGRINADLRQLIAVVGRACTNISIAVSKGALGGVLGDAGTGNVQGEAQKKLDVISNEILLEANAWGGHLAACASEEMDHCQPVPDTYPRGDFLLLFDPLDGSSNIDVNVSVGTIFSVLRSPAGTEQPTDASFLQPGTAQIAAGYCIYGPSTQMVLTTGHGTHSFTLDRETGEFVLTQRGMQIPEDTQEFAINMSNQRHWEAPMQGYVQDLLAGKEGARGKNFNMRWIASMVADVHRILTRGGIFIYPWDKKDPGKAGKLRLMYEANPMGLLVEQAGGAATTGRERILDIQPDQLHQRVPVFLGSRNEVAEATRYHREHDAQA; this comes from the coding sequence ATGTCCCGTACGTCGCTTACCCGGTACCTCATCGAAGAGCAGCACGCCGGCCGCATCAACGCCGACCTGCGCCAGCTCATTGCAGTGGTGGGCCGCGCCTGCACCAACATCTCCATCGCGGTCAGCAAGGGCGCGCTGGGCGGCGTACTCGGCGATGCAGGCACCGGCAACGTACAGGGCGAAGCGCAGAAGAAGCTGGACGTCATCAGCAACGAGATCCTGCTCGAAGCCAACGCCTGGGGCGGCCACCTCGCCGCCTGCGCCTCCGAGGAAATGGACCACTGCCAGCCGGTGCCGGACACCTACCCGCGCGGCGACTTCCTGCTCCTGTTCGATCCCCTGGACGGCAGCTCCAACATCGACGTGAACGTCTCGGTCGGCACCATCTTCTCGGTGCTTCGCAGCCCGGCCGGCACCGAGCAGCCCACCGACGCCAGTTTCCTGCAGCCGGGCACTGCCCAGATCGCCGCCGGCTACTGCATCTACGGCCCCAGCACCCAGATGGTGCTGACCACCGGCCACGGCACCCACTCGTTCACCCTGGACCGTGAAACCGGCGAGTTCGTGCTGACCCAGCGCGGCATGCAGATTCCCGAAGACACCCAGGAATTCGCCATCAACATGTCCAACCAGCGCCACTGGGAAGCCCCCATGCAGGGCTACGTGCAGGACCTGCTGGCCGGCAAGGAAGGCGCGCGCGGCAAGAACTTCAACATGCGCTGGATCGCCAGCATGGTGGCGGACGTGCACCGCATCCTCACCCGCGGCGGCATCTTCATCTACCCGTGGGACAAGAAGGACCCCGGCAAGGCCGGCAAGCTGCGCCTGATGTACGAAGCCAACCCGATGGGCCTGCTGGTGGAACAGGCCGGCGGCGCCGCCACCACCGGCCGCGAGCGCATCCTGGACATCCAGCCGGACCAGCTGCACCAGCGCGTGCCGGTGTTCCTGGGTTCGCGCAACGAAGTGGCCGAAGCCACCCGTTACCACCGCGAGCACGACGCGCAGGCCTGA
- a CDS encoding M48 family metallopeptidase — protein MLDSLYPAGPSAVPAQLTAPSSAYRRHAWLAVAGLLSFAAAYFALMGWFGWTAFRVLRTLVSGEGGNTLVNIIVGVCALFLAAFMAKGLIFLKRGQASKELELKPADQPELFAFLHRLADEAGAPRPKRVYLSSRVNAGVFYDLSLFNLLLPSRKNLDIGLALVNALNLTEFKAVLGHEFGHFAQRTMAVGRWVYVAHQIASQLVARRDALDTFLAGLSRTDFRIAWVGWLLSLVVWAIRSLVDTAFSVVALSERALSREMEYQADLVAASLAGSDALVHALHRLGAADEAWDRSVAFASREFEAGRAVADLFAVQTRMLANLRRVSPDPLYADPPQLPESDREQHRVFRSAMVRVPQMWSTHPANADRENNLKRRYVAAAIDERPAMLLFRDADALRHQITRDMLRETPPAFADGAETLSRLDAEFDIRAMHQRYQGTYLRRSFVRGVATPAELFLRTLTPLDNTEVRERIAGLYAARHGQALQQLRVLEEERATLDAARLGHLRASGNRVHWRGQVLDARRLGPAIAALDAEIAPLRQAVVQHDQECRSLHRLAARRSSEGWEAVLEGQVALLHFCEHVEADLRDVYGVFVNTLHVVTADKRVSDKEMRRLLGDADRVQRALGFIYDRAGDCVVDATVIEHGGQPLAQALGELGLLGPSQQNINDWVQRAGGWVAHTCGALSLLRAATLEALLANEDAVVGRLDSGEAAPAAPTPSRVPTGYPVLVPGQERKLQTKLGWWDRFQTADGWAASIVRASVAAAIVVGVLVFGMHTGTATVSLYNGLATAVRVTVDGTTVALQPQQSATVDVAPGTAHKVVTHSADGQLIESFDSERMPGRSHFTYNVAGAAPLVEWTAVYGGAEGGPDRKLGAQRWSATDADVVLETPPTSISTKHGSGGTRSVLTAMGDLSPQQQLGFVNSDEQRAAMVMAHARWDAPGSRHLTTWLSAAAMYSDNMPGLIADRLTRYPEDVATLRMEQELGDGQAHEAVCDRQRQMSERKPASSGLAYLAVRCMADGPEQDEAFFAGHRRWPQEPWFALATGYVLAARSDWAGANEVLSKSAMSPQTAEFVAPELARIKRMLGASQGEIESLASQSAYLTNMLALDSGEATGSPYDAYLPLGRGEYKQALDLAQADADLLPRMVRLVAASDGASADVAEKALGLPAEAGADTDSTWSMWALALRHGRDEAAWREKVLATDPDEAARMVAFVDAVRANASVQQAEAVLGHVNPSNRGYAYTVAAVVRGQSCPQVWREGAKRLLFGSERPHLM, from the coding sequence ATGTTGGATTCGCTTTATCCGGCGGGGCCTTCGGCCGTGCCTGCTCAGTTGACCGCACCCAGCTCCGCGTACCGACGCCATGCATGGCTTGCGGTGGCCGGCCTGCTGAGTTTCGCCGCCGCCTACTTTGCCCTGATGGGCTGGTTTGGCTGGACCGCGTTCCGTGTACTCCGCACGCTCGTGTCTGGCGAGGGTGGCAATACGCTGGTGAACATCATCGTGGGCGTGTGCGCCCTGTTCCTGGCCGCGTTCATGGCCAAGGGGCTGATCTTCCTCAAGCGTGGCCAGGCCTCCAAGGAGCTGGAGCTCAAGCCAGCCGATCAGCCCGAGCTGTTCGCGTTCCTGCACCGCCTGGCCGACGAGGCCGGCGCGCCCCGGCCCAAGCGGGTGTATCTGTCCTCGCGGGTCAACGCCGGGGTCTTCTACGACCTTTCGCTGTTCAACCTGCTGCTGCCCTCGCGCAAGAACCTGGACATCGGCCTGGCGCTGGTCAATGCGCTGAACCTGACCGAGTTCAAGGCGGTGCTGGGCCATGAGTTCGGCCACTTCGCGCAGCGCACGATGGCGGTGGGGCGCTGGGTGTACGTGGCCCACCAGATCGCCAGCCAGCTGGTGGCCCGGCGCGATGCGCTGGATACCTTCCTGGCCGGCCTTTCGCGCACGGACTTCCGCATCGCCTGGGTGGGCTGGCTGCTGTCGCTCGTGGTCTGGGCGATCCGCTCGCTGGTGGACACCGCCTTCAGTGTGGTCGCACTGTCCGAGCGTGCCCTGTCGCGCGAAATGGAGTACCAGGCCGATCTGGTGGCCGCCTCGCTGGCTGGCAGTGATGCACTGGTGCACGCGCTGCACCGGCTGGGTGCGGCGGATGAAGCCTGGGACCGGTCGGTCGCCTTCGCCTCGCGCGAGTTCGAGGCCGGTCGCGCCGTGGCCGACCTGTTCGCGGTGCAGACGCGGATGCTGGCCAACCTGCGCCGGGTGTCGCCCGACCCGCTGTATGCCGATCCACCGCAGCTGCCGGAGAGCGACCGCGAGCAGCATCGCGTGTTCCGCAGTGCGATGGTGCGGGTGCCGCAGATGTGGTCCACGCATCCGGCCAACGCCGACCGCGAGAACAATCTGAAGCGACGTTACGTGGCGGCCGCCATCGACGAACGCCCTGCCATGCTGCTGTTCCGCGATGCGGACGCGCTCCGGCACCAGATCACCCGCGACATGCTCCGCGAGACGCCGCCGGCGTTCGCCGACGGTGCGGAAACGCTGAGCCGGCTCGACGCCGAGTTCGACATCCGCGCCATGCACCAGCGCTACCAGGGAACCTACCTGCGGCGCTCGTTCGTGCGCGGTGTGGCCACGCCCGCCGAGCTGTTCCTGCGTACGCTCACGCCACTGGACAACACCGAGGTGCGCGAGCGCATCGCCGGCCTGTATGCAGCCCGGCATGGTCAGGCACTGCAGCAGCTGCGCGTGCTGGAAGAAGAGCGCGCCACGCTGGACGCTGCCCGCCTGGGTCACCTGCGTGCGTCGGGAAACCGCGTGCATTGGCGCGGCCAGGTGCTGGACGCCCGGCGCCTCGGCCCGGCCATTGCGGCCCTGGATGCGGAGATCGCGCCGCTGCGCCAGGCCGTGGTCCAGCACGACCAGGAATGCCGCAGCCTGCACCGGCTTGCCGCGCGCCGCAGCAGCGAAGGCTGGGAGGCGGTGCTGGAAGGGCAGGTTGCCCTGCTGCACTTCTGCGAGCACGTGGAAGCGGACCTGCGCGATGTGTACGGGGTCTTCGTCAACACGCTGCACGTGGTGACGGCCGACAAGCGCGTTTCCGACAAGGAGATGCGCCGACTGCTCGGCGACGCGGACCGTGTCCAACGCGCCCTGGGATTCATCTATGACCGCGCCGGTGACTGCGTCGTCGACGCGACCGTGATCGAGCACGGTGGCCAGCCCCTGGCGCAGGCGCTGGGCGAGCTGGGCCTGCTCGGCCCGTCGCAGCAGAACATCAACGACTGGGTGCAGCGCGCGGGCGGTTGGGTGGCGCATACCTGCGGCGCGCTGTCGCTGCTGCGCGCGGCGACGCTGGAAGCGCTGCTGGCGAACGAAGACGCCGTGGTCGGGCGCCTGGATTCGGGCGAGGCGGCGCCGGCCGCACCGACGCCGTCGCGGGTTCCCACGGGCTACCCGGTGCTGGTCCCCGGCCAGGAGCGCAAGCTGCAGACCAAGCTGGGCTGGTGGGATCGATTCCAGACCGCCGACGGCTGGGCGGCCAGCATCGTGCGTGCGTCGGTTGCGGCGGCCATCGTGGTGGGCGTGCTGGTGTTCGGCATGCACACCGGCACCGCGACGGTCTCGCTGTACAACGGCCTGGCCACGGCGGTGCGGGTGACCGTCGACGGCACTACGGTCGCGCTGCAGCCCCAGCAGAGCGCCACCGTGGACGTGGCACCGGGGACCGCGCACAAGGTGGTCACGCACAGCGCGGACGGGCAGCTGATCGAGTCCTTCGACAGTGAACGCATGCCTGGCCGTTCGCACTTCACGTACAACGTCGCGGGTGCCGCGCCGCTGGTGGAATGGACGGCGGTCTATGGCGGTGCTGAGGGCGGCCCCGACCGCAAGCTGGGTGCGCAGCGCTGGTCGGCCACCGACGCCGACGTCGTGCTTGAAACGCCTCCGACCTCCATATCGACCAAGCATGGGAGCGGCGGTACGCGTTCGGTGCTGACGGCCATGGGCGATCTGTCTCCGCAGCAGCAGCTGGGCTTCGTGAACAGCGATGAACAGCGCGCGGCCATGGTCATGGCCCATGCGCGCTGGGATGCACCGGGGTCGCGCCACCTGACAACCTGGCTCTCTGCAGCGGCGATGTACTCCGACAACATGCCGGGCCTCATCGCAGATCGATTGACCCGGTATCCCGAAGACGTGGCAACGCTGCGCATGGAGCAGGAGCTTGGCGACGGCCAGGCGCACGAGGCGGTGTGTGATCGCCAGCGGCAGATGTCCGAACGCAAGCCCGCATCTTCAGGGCTGGCCTACCTGGCGGTGCGCTGCATGGCCGATGGTCCGGAGCAGGACGAGGCGTTCTTCGCTGGACACCGCCGCTGGCCGCAGGAACCCTGGTTCGCGCTTGCGACCGGTTACGTGCTTGCCGCCCGCAGCGACTGGGCCGGCGCCAACGAAGTCCTGTCGAAGTCGGCGATGTCGCCACAGACGGCGGAGTTCGTGGCACCGGAGTTGGCACGCATCAAGCGCATGCTCGGCGCCAGCCAGGGCGAGATTGAGTCGCTGGCGTCCCAGTCGGCCTACCTGACCAACATGCTGGCGCTCGACAGCGGCGAAGCGACCGGCTCACCGTACGATGCCTATCTGCCGCTTGGGCGGGGCGAGTACAAGCAGGCGCTGGACCTGGCGCAGGCCGATGCCGATCTGTTGCCACGCATGGTTCGCCTCGTTGCCGCGTCCGATGGCGCGTCGGCTGACGTGGCCGAGAAGGCATTGGGTCTCCCGGCCGAGGCGGGTGCGGACACGGACTCCACCTGGAGCATGTGGGCGCTGGCGCTGCGGCACGGCCGCGATGAAGCGGCATGGCGCGAGAAGGTGCTGGCCACCGACCCGGACGAGGCGGCGCGCATGGTGGCGTTCGTCGATGCGGTACGTGCGAACGCCTCCGTACAGCAGGCCGAGGCCGTGCTTGGCCACGTCAACCCGAGCAACCGTGGCTACGCCTATACCGTTGCAGCCGTCGTGCGCGGCCAGTCGTGCCCGCAGGTATGGCGCGAAGGGGCCAAGCGCCTGCTGTTCGGTTCGGAGCGTCCGCACCTGATGTGA
- a CDS encoding 2OG-Fe(II) oxygenase, which translates to MTAETPRDFIEVIHNAIPADACAAIQAQMRASAQLLPGEVGSGVFPELKHSKDLRISGRPEWRQVEIQLQQAVFSGVLSYLRRYPQALISPLMLQVQDNDGTARRLRAEDFPGMDDNALSELARTCLRPGAINLQWYAAGEGGYPYWHCELYPRDPAGETLHRHLLWTLYLNDEFEAGETEFLFQERKIAPRTGSLLIAPTAFTHTHRGNRPEGGDKFIATSWILFQNAQTLFGAG; encoded by the coding sequence ATGACGGCCGAAACACCGCGCGACTTCATCGAAGTAATCCACAACGCCATTCCCGCCGACGCCTGCGCCGCGATCCAGGCCCAGATGCGAGCCAGCGCACAGTTGTTGCCTGGCGAAGTTGGCAGCGGCGTCTTCCCGGAACTCAAGCACAGCAAGGATCTCCGCATCAGCGGGCGCCCGGAATGGCGCCAGGTGGAAATCCAGCTGCAGCAGGCAGTATTCAGCGGGGTTTTGAGTTATCTACGCCGTTATCCACAGGCGCTGATTTCCCCGCTCATGTTGCAGGTGCAAGACAACGATGGCACCGCACGTCGCCTGCGCGCCGAGGATTTCCCCGGCATGGACGACAACGCGCTTTCCGAACTGGCCCGTACGTGCCTGCGCCCGGGCGCCATCAACCTGCAGTGGTATGCGGCAGGCGAGGGCGGCTACCCCTACTGGCATTGCGAGCTGTATCCGCGCGATCCGGCCGGTGAAACCCTGCATCGCCACCTGCTGTGGACGCTGTACCTCAACGATGAATTCGAAGCGGGGGAGACCGAGTTCCTGTTCCAGGAACGGAAGATCGCACCGCGCACCGGCAGCCTGTTGATTGCACCCACGGCCTTCACGCACACCCACCGGGGGAACCGCCCCGAGGGCGGGGACAAGTTCATTGCGACAAGCTGGATCCTGTTCCAGAACGCGCAGACGCTGTTTGGGGCTGGGTAA
- a CDS encoding GFA family protein — translation MLKEVGGVPIQPRHRATCHCGAVELQLDLPDGIVSPRRCDCSICRRKGAVVASVPLAGLHVVKGAEQLKLYQFNTHAAKHYFCGICGIYTHHQRRSNPEQFGFNVGCLEGINPFAIADVPVEDGVNHPADRART, via the coding sequence ATGCTTAAGGAAGTAGGCGGCGTCCCCATCCAGCCCAGACACCGCGCCACCTGCCACTGCGGCGCGGTGGAACTTCAGCTTGATCTGCCCGATGGCATCGTGAGCCCGCGCCGGTGTGACTGCTCCATCTGCCGGCGCAAGGGTGCGGTGGTGGCGTCCGTGCCCCTGGCCGGGCTGCACGTCGTGAAGGGTGCAGAACAGCTGAAGCTTTACCAGTTCAACACCCACGCGGCCAAGCATTACTTCTGTGGCATCTGTGGGATCTACACGCATCACCAGCGCCGTTCAAACCCGGAGCAGTTCGGTTTCAACGTGGGTTGCCTGGAGGGCATCAATCCGTTCGCCATTGCGGACGTACCGGTTGAGGACGGCGTCAACCATCCGGCGGATAGGGCACGCACCTAG
- a CDS encoding GNAT family N-acetyltransferase, whose translation MNVAELRSDEEILAARDVMRQLRPDIAAGDYLATVRRMMEGGYRQAAVFEDGEVRAVGGFRIFEMLYTGGSLMYVDDLSTDAHQRSRGHGRALLDWLKEEARARGCVQLHLDSGVQRAQAHRFYFREGLTVSSFHFRTDL comes from the coding sequence ATGAACGTTGCCGAATTGCGCTCCGATGAAGAGATTCTTGCCGCCCGCGATGTCATGCGTCAGCTTCGCCCGGACATTGCAGCCGGAGACTACCTCGCCACGGTGCGGCGCATGATGGAAGGCGGCTATCGCCAGGCGGCGGTGTTCGAGGACGGCGAGGTGCGCGCCGTGGGAGGTTTCCGGATCTTCGAGATGCTCTATACCGGCGGGTCGCTGATGTACGTGGATGACTTGAGTACCGACGCGCACCAGCGCTCCCGGGGCCATGGTCGTGCACTGCTGGACTGGCTCAAGGAGGAGGCCCGGGCCAGGGGATGCGTGCAGCTCCACCTGGACTCCGGGGTGCAGCGCGCGCAGGCGCACCGGTTCTATTTCCGCGAGGGGCTTACGGTGAGTTCCTTCCACTTCCGGACGGATCTCTGA
- a CDS encoding DUF6622 family protein: MNMLQQFASHTPIWVWALLIFLLTRGIAARKPGATSLAKLAIVPALFTVWGLWSISQRYGASWVAWGEWLVGIIAGMGTGWMLLRRATLTLNPATGKLWRSADFTLLPLLLITFAVKYGFESALAVSPSLSANATFSAAYLLLSGGFTGIFIGKYCRYLRASRQATDGQLGATS; encoded by the coding sequence ATGAACATGCTGCAGCAGTTCGCCTCGCATACCCCCATCTGGGTCTGGGCGCTTCTCATCTTCCTGCTGACCCGTGGCATCGCCGCCAGGAAGCCCGGGGCAACCTCGCTGGCCAAGCTGGCGATCGTGCCCGCGCTGTTCACCGTCTGGGGCCTGTGGTCGATCAGCCAGCGCTACGGCGCTTCATGGGTCGCCTGGGGTGAGTGGCTGGTCGGCATCATTGCAGGCATGGGCACCGGCTGGATGCTCCTGCGTCGCGCCACGCTGACCCTGAACCCGGCCACGGGCAAGCTGTGGCGCAGCGCGGACTTCACCCTGCTGCCGCTGCTGCTGATCACGTTCGCAGTGAAGTATGGCTTCGAGTCCGCACTGGCGGTGTCGCCTTCGCTGAGCGCGAACGCCACGTTCAGCGCTGCCTACCTGCTGCTGTCCGGCGGATTCACCGGTATCTTCATCGGCAAGTACTGCCGCTACCTGCGCGCGTCGCGGCAAGCCACGGATGGCCAATTGGGCGCGACCAGCTGA
- a CDS encoding SymE family type I addiction module toxin, translating into MNANLKQVHPDDNRLTPRDETLKAVQLRSVRAVPQINALDRDEYGPIPFVMIRGAWLRGLGFEVGSEIRIEGRIDEITVRPNWRDAPPENAKVLAVRYGEVAD; encoded by the coding sequence ATGAACGCGAACTTGAAGCAGGTTCACCCGGACGACAACCGACTCACTCCCCGCGACGAGACCTTGAAGGCCGTACAGCTCCGCAGCGTGCGCGCCGTACCGCAGATCAACGCCCTCGACCGCGACGAGTACGGCCCCATCCCCTTCGTGATGATCCGCGGCGCCTGGCTGCGTGGCCTGGGCTTCGAGGTAGGGTCGGAGATCAGGATCGAGGGCAGGATCGACGAAATCACGGTGAGGCCGAACTGGCGCGATGCGCCGCCCGAAAATGCCAAAGTGCTCGCTGTGAGATACGGCGAAGTCGCGGACTGA
- a CDS encoding YfeK family protein, which yields MNIRLILPLAVLALVGNATAAPSETARREIASLIGALDGSTCRFQRNGSWHDAAEARAHLQRKYDYLLKKDKVDTAEQFIERAASRSSISGKPYRIACPGQPEQSAASWFGARLQALRAR from the coding sequence ATGAACATCAGATTGATCCTGCCCCTGGCGGTCCTGGCGCTGGTCGGCAATGCGACGGCCGCGCCCAGCGAGACCGCGCGCCGCGAAATCGCTTCGTTGATCGGCGCGCTGGACGGTTCGACCTGCCGCTTCCAGCGCAACGGCAGCTGGCACGATGCTGCCGAAGCCCGGGCGCACCTGCAGCGCAAGTACGACTACCTGCTCAAGAAGGACAAGGTGGATACCGCCGAGCAGTTCATCGAGCGGGCGGCCAGCCGCAGCAGCATCAGCGGCAAGCCCTACCGGATCGCCTGCCCGGGGCAGCCCGAGCAGAGTGCGGCGTCGTGGTTTGGCGCGCGGCTGCAGGCGCTGCGGGCGCGCTGA